A genomic window from Diospyros lotus cultivar Yz01 chromosome 2, ASM1463336v1, whole genome shotgun sequence includes:
- the LOC127795021 gene encoding WAT1-related protein At3g28050-like, with protein MGWKSFWLELLPFAAMVMVECFDVGLTTLSKAAMARGMSHFVLVFYSNAVATLILLPSSFILERRKRPPLNFSLLCKFFLLSLIGITVMQNCVAIGINYSSPTLGSAMSNLIPAFTFLLAVIFRMEKLDLGTSRSQIKIMGTLVSISGALIVTFYKGPPVGSFEVQSSPISASNTLATQSNWVLGGLFLATASLSISIWNTSQAALLKGYPSELTIVAFYCMFGTIQCTVVTLIAERNNLNALKLRTNIELIAVIYSAVFGGVVTYSSQTWCIHKKGPVFVAMFKPVSIVIAALFSAVFLGDTLYAGSVIGAAVVVAGFYMVMWAQSKEQEKEFGRVDMLPSSAKTPLLQAQRVS; from the exons atggggtgGAAGTCCTTTTGGTTGGAATTGTTGCCATTTGCAGCCATGGTGATGGTGGAGTGCTTTGATGTTGGCCTAACAACACTGAGCAAAGCAGCCATGGCCAGGGGAATGAGCCACTTTGTCCTTGTTTTCTACTCAAATGCTGTTGCCACTCTCATCCTCCTCCCTTCTTCATTCATCCTAGAAAG AAGGAAGAGACcccctctcaatttctctctgcTCTGCAAATTCTTCCTGCTCAGCCTTATTGG GATTACTGTAATGCAAAACTGTGTAGCCATTGGGATTAATTACAGCTCTCCGACCCTTGGATCTGCCATGAGCAACCTGATCCCAGCTTTCACTTTCTTGCTCGCTGTTATCTTCAG GATGGAGAAGTTAGACTTGGGAACCTCAAGAAGCCAGATTAAAATCATGGGCACCTTGGTTTCAATTTCAGGAGCCTTGATAGTAACTTTCTACAAGGGTCCTCCAGTCGGTTCCTTTGAAGTCCAATCCTCTCCAATTTCTGCTTCTAACACGTTAGCAACTCAAAGTAATTGGGTTCTTGGAGGCCTATTTCTTGCAACTGCTAGTTTATCTATCTCAATATGGAACACTTCTCAG GCAGCACTTCTTAAAGGATACCCGTCAGAGCTAACCATTGTTGCATTCTATTGCATGTTTGGGACCATTCAATGCACAGTAGTCACGTTAATTGCAGAAAGAAATAACCTAAATGCTTTGAAGCTAAGGACTAATATCGAGCTCATAGCTGTTATCTACTCA GCTGTTTTTGGAGGTGTTGTAACATATTCCTCACAAACATGGTGCATACATAAGAAAGGACCTGTGTTCGTGGCCATGTTTAAGCCAGTTAGCATTGTCATTGCTGCTTTATTCAGTGCTGTTTTCCTTGGCGATACACTCTATGCTGGCAG TGTAATAGGAGCGGCTGTGGTTGTGGCGGGGTTCTATATGGTGATGTGGGCGCAATCCAAAGAACAAGAGAAGGAATTTGGCAGAGTCGACATGCTGCCTTCATCAGCCAAAACCCCGCTTCTGCAGGCTCAACGGGTTTCTTGA